Genomic DNA from Hypomesus transpacificus isolate Combined female chromosome 19, fHypTra1, whole genome shotgun sequence:
GTTATCCTAACTATCTATAAATATGTGAGGAaaagggttggggttgggggggggggggggcggcggcggTGACGACCACATGGGGGGAGGGCCATGTGGGCGTGGTGTGAGGCTCAGGCCCCACCCACTACCGACACATACCACGTCGACAGTGACAGACTTTAGACAGGGCCTGAAGGACTGGGACAGCCAGTAGTAGTCTAGAAacagcaggagctggaggcaCTCCACATGCTGGGAGCgtgtgtgaggggagagagagagcgacagaacgAGGGTGAGAAACAGACCGACAGTGCATGGGAGAGATAGGGGTGTGACAGGCAGcagaggggcgagagagagatagagagagagaaagagagagagagagagagagagagagagagagagagagagaaagaaaagaaagagagagagagagagagaacaaaggcaGAACCCACTCAAGAAAGCCATCAAATGTCCACTTCAAAGAGCAAAGAACACACGTGAATCATAGAAGTGACAACCGAAaccaaacaacacaaaacagcAGGCCGTGAGATGCGTGCGAGGCCGGTCTAACCACCGGTGCTGGCCAGCCCGAGCAGCAGAGGGCGCTGTGGGCTCATGACCGCTCACCTCTCGCTGGTCGTTGTCCAGGTACAGGTGTTCAGCGTGCtgcttctgtctgtccttcctcctccactgagcCGGGGCGCTCCGCTTAGCCCACCTGCGACACAACACCGTGTTTGGTTCATTTCAGATGACGTTCAAAGCTTATCACAGTGTCAATAAAAACAAGTGATACCGGCCGTCACAATGCTAGCTCAAGGTTTTTACACATTATTTTGTCTTCTCATCACTACTCctacaggacaggagagctAGAAGTATGTGTTTTGGATTGTTTCTGGTGTGGGTGCTCCTGTGTTGGTGGAGGGAGCGAGGTGCTGACTTGTTGCTGGTGGGGCCGGTGGAGAGGACGTCAGACTGCAGCCGGGGGAAGAAGCCCTGCTCGTAGCGGCCCTGGCCAATCTTCATGTCCagcaggtgggggtggagggccgTGTGGTCGATCTTCATCATGCGCATCTCAATGGCCTTCtctgggggggagaaagaggagagagagaaagagagggagagggagaggaagaaggaggagagacaaagagagagggaaaaagagagaaggtgagggagaaagcgagaaccagagacacagaaaggaagacagaaaagagagagagagagagagagagagagagagagagagagagagagagagagagagagagaaagagagaaagagagaaagagagagtgagtgagacagatGATGGTGAGATACTTTGAAAGGGAGTTGATAGCCCCATTATCAGCATCATCACGGGATATTAAAGAGTCTTATGTCACCGTTAACCCACTCCACTGAGAGAAGCTGGTGTGAGTCACACAGCAAGCACTGAGCCCTCGAcctgctcctcacccccccccacacacacacacacacgcacacacacagcagctgcaCCGAGGCTTCTCTGACCGACCTGCTCCTCACCCACACACCTTCATGCTGTGAGCAATCGCCACTCAAtccccatcaccaccatcacacaTGACACTGGCTAAGTGCCGACACAGAGTCCTATTATCCCGGGCGAGCACAAACACAGACCGAGGCATAGCGTCAACGTTCAGAGAAGAATTGAGCAGCCCAAACAATAAGGCTCGGATTCCTTCGACTCGGCCACTGTCTGAGTCGCCAGCATGAGAGCTAGTGAAAGGTTATCCACCCAAGAAGAAAGTGGCGATGCAAGAACATGACCCCACCACCAAGTCAAGTTACAGAAACAAGGTCAAATGATTTACTAGCTTCGTCATTGTGGCTCTCTAGACCAATGGGGTGAGGTTGGGGAGCGACAAAATCGACTTTCTCATACCGCTTTTTAAGGTGTTTATCTGAAACAAGAACAGTCATGAATCGTCAACAACCAAAGACAACAGGAcaatatgacccccccccccccccccccccccccccccccccccacacacacacactatcctgGCATCGAGTCTGATTCCAAACCTCCCTGTATTTACACTGGCTGAGTGAAAGTGTGCGTCTCACCAGCCTCGTCGACGCCGGTGCACTTCTGGTACATGGAGGTGCGCAGGGTGGGCGTGCGCACGTTCAGCATGCGGATCTTGTCGACGCGCGCGTCAAACACCCTCAGTGTGTGCTCCTTGTCCTCGTCGTCGTGGCACAGGATCTTAATGTCGATGAAGGAGGCGAACATCTGGGTCTCCAGGAAACGGGACAGGAAGGGCAGGTAGGGCTCGGGCTGGTCCGACAGGAAGGAGGCCTGGAGAGGACAAAAAAGGGAAAAGGTTGAAACCAGGTGAACTGAACTGTGCGTCGAAGAAGGAAACTCCCAGGATCAGTATCAAAACGTTTCGAGGAGGCTCACCTTGTCGAAGTTCTGCATCTGCTCCCGGTTGGTGAACCAGGACTCCTTGTCCTGGCTGGGCTGGATGACAAACACCTCGTAGTCGGCGAACATCTGGGTGAAGCGGTTGGAGAAGACCTCCCGTACCTGGATGTTGAGCTGGTGCATCCTCAGTTCCTCCTCGTCACACTGGGCCCTCGGGTCCTTGTTCCCACTGGCGTCGTCCTTCACATCCAGCTggatgacacacaccacacacacacacacacaccacacacacacacacacacacacacactcacacacagacaaacagacacgcacacattcacatacacagacagacaataggttatagaaagatggagagagcagtGAGTGTTATTGTTCCGGGGGAACCTTTTGTCTCGTATACTGCACTGAAGCCACGACAGTTCTATACAGCAGAACGTTCGAGTATCAACACAAACATTCCTGCGATTAAGAGCAGAGGACACACGGTAGGTGATGATGTGTAGGAAGTCGCATTCCCTGGTCTCCTTCGCGTTATCTTTTCTCAGTATGAACACTGCATACCAGAGAACTGATAGGGCCATGGGAAAGGAAGTCTGACACAGTTGCTTGATTTATGGACCAAGACCCAAACAAATTTAAACGGAAAAACATTCCCGAGTTGAAATGTCACCCTGTCAACAGCTCTTACCGGGCCTGTGACAGAGCGCAGAGCCACACCCACACTGTCCCCTAATCCTTTTCACGAGGTTGACGTTTCATCCATTTGATTGAGCAGGTGCCTTTTCCTCATGTCAACAACGTGACACCTCTGGCCCTTTCCCCATGACTCCGCTACAGCGGGGGACCTCACGACAGGGGCACGGCCTCCAGTTGTAAACAGGCAACCTGGATGGGGGCAATCTCTTCAGGGAAAGCTAATATTCCCCACCGATCCATAAGCTGCCTAGGGCCCAGAGATTCGATGAGACGGGAGGCGGAGCGCCCCTTGTTGTTTATCCATTCATCAGCGAGGCGAGGGGATTCTGCGGGAGCGCTACGATCTATCACCGGCTGCCCTCTGTGTCGTGTTCCGACCAGATGGCAATTAGGTTGCGTAACACCAGCCAATTTTCAGTGCTGACGGCAACGGAGCAGAGCTCCCCCCGTCGGGGCGCCAAACGGAACACTTTGATCCAGACAGAGACTAAAGCAAACGAGACAACAGCAGGGGGTGTGGGAGACATCTTTGTCGGGTTTTTCTCCCTTCTCCTAACGACCCCCGGCTGTCTCTCTGGCGAGTAACGACGTGCTCCCGTAGGGGAACGTCCTGCCCTCACCTTCTCCAGGCTGACGCCGGTCCTCTTCACCAGGGCCTGCAGCCTGGCGATGGTCTCGTTCTCCCGCAGCAGGTAGGAGTTGAGGGGCGAACCCGCCAGGTTCCCATTGCGCTTGTCGCTCACCACGTCGACGGAGCGGAAGCCTCTGGTCTTGGCGGGGGCCTCGCTGCGGCGCAGGCTGCCTTCGGGAGAGACCCCAAAGTTCATGAGGACCTCGGAGATCTCCTGGATGAACTCCAGCTTGTTGGGGAACTGAGGCAGGTCCTCGGGCAGTTCGATGAAGTGGTTGTCGATGTCTACGAAGCACAGGTTGGCCTGAAATCACATGAGGTGTCTGATTAGGAATGGATATGGGTTATGCGGTAGATAGATAAATAATCGAATGGGAAATGCGCAGGTAGGAGTGTTGGGGTAAATGTATTTCCACATTTGTCCACTAGGtggacacacagagcacactgtGACTGTGCAGTACAGCACCGACAGTGTGCACTAAGTTAATtaaaacccccccaaaaaaggtttAATCTGGTGTTGATATACACTACTCACCGTTGACAGTAAAATGTTCATTTCTGGCATTCATGGCTCAGTGAGTGTATTATGAGGTCAAAATAGCCAATGCATGAATGGAGCAAAATGGAGACTGACAAAGTCATCAATTCACAAATTCTCAGGCTTTTAGCACTGCATCCAAGCTCTACACATTGGACTTGCTCCAGATGTGTAAAAGCTCATTTGGCACGAGGACCCACCGCCCTCCCGGCTTGCGTCAGCTATAGGATGAAAAGCCTACGTACGCACAAGGCATGTGTACAGGAGTACAGCTGCTTGTTTTGATCAACAGTAAGAGCACGGGCACGCCACAACATGATCAAAGACGGCTGTTGTCCGGAGAAAGGACAACCCAACCTTAGGAAATGCTGATTCTATCTATTCTACAGAATtttatgcaacaacaaaaaaaaacggaaTAACAACTTGGAAACTCGTTTTCCAAAGGACAAGACCGCTAAAGGCTATTGTAATTAAAGTAGTTCTtatccaccccctcctccaacacCTCTATTGTGTTTATTTTAAAGAGAAAATAAAAGAGGCTAGATGAAAATGAGGAATAAACAAAGCCGTGGAGAGCCGGGGCTGGTTTGTAATCTGGTTTGAGAAACCCTGTGATTCTCTGTCAAGATTAAGCAATTTCACGCTGTCACACATAAAACAGGCGATGAAGGAGATTAGACAGGCGGGGGTGTCCAGAGGGGAAGCCTCTGTTGCGCATTCTCCACACAACAATCAGATTAGCGACGACTCGCTATTGTTCCTGACAGTCAGCACTTCAAAAGGGTGGGGTGAAGGAACCCGCTACGATGGCGTCAGCCCCGGGTGAGTCTTCCACGTGAAATATGTCGACGTCGGGTGAAGTGAAAACGGCTCAGCTCGAGAGAGCCAGCCGAGGCGTGCGTGCGGAGAGGGGGGAGTGCCGTGCGCGGCTGCTACCTCCTGCGGCAGCTCCAGCTTGGTGCGGTCGTCCTGGCCGTTGGAGTGCAGGCCCATCATGTAGGGCACGGGGGCGTCCAGGAAGTGCAGCAGCGAGGCGGGCAGGATGGGCACGTACACGTGCTGCCACTGGAAGGGGAACATCAGGGCGGTGATGCTCTCCGCCACCGTCATCAGCCTCTGGTAGTCTGGGAAGGAGACGGCAGGGGTTTAAGATGTGCTCGTGTTCATCCTAGTCATTAGATCAGATGTGGCCTTATCTGCTCATGTACTCTATATATATGACATTCTTTcatatctatatctatatatatatgtatatgctcCTACTGTACACTATATTGTGTTCTGATGACAGTCTATGATGTAGTATCTACCTGAGTGTGAACAGTAACACATTTGCTGGCGGTATGTTATCTTTGTTTCCTCCTATTCACTGTCCTCTGACCTTCCTGCCTCGGAGCTACAGTCAGTAAGTGTTGAACTGGCTATTATTCTGTGGATGGAGACTTTGTCCAATCACCCGGTTGTCTATGCTTCTAAGCCTGAACGGACAGACCCACTATTCTAGGTGAGATGGACAAACTGTCTTCCacatctgtctcacacacacacacgcatttagACACCAGAAGACCATTTATCATCGGAATGTAAGTCAAATATGGCTGACAAGAAAAAACAATTGTGATCTTATTCAGTCCTCATATCATATCTTCCATTATTATCACTGAATGCGCCAGATAACCGTTCCACTTCCTGTCAAGCGCTTCCATCAGGACCCGCTGAGCTCCATTCCTGCTCCATCAGATCACTCAGAGAGCAACATCCACCTGGCTCCCGTTCCACTGTCAAAACAACTCCTCTAGTCCTTCACTTGGCCTTCTCCTGCTCCCAGAACAACCCCTCTCTCCGGGCCTCCCAGAACCCTCCAggctatccccctccctcccagccaccTCTCCCAGGATGAGGGCTAAGGACTCGGGGACAGGAATACTAATCCAGCCAGTCTGCTTTGACCCTGGACAATAACAACAGGCCCTTTCAGTAAAAAGTAACAccttgtgacacacacacacacacagacacacacacactgattcatGTATCACGGGCCCTTGACAACAACAGCTAGCTAATCTGGTTGGTAGAAAAAGGCCCTGTTTAATAGGGTCATTCATCAGATCTGCAAGCAGGGGAAATCTAATGAGGCTCAGTGATGATGGAGCCCTCCACTTGTCCTCCACTCTCCACCACCAATAAGGTCACCCCAACCCATCTGAGTGCTCTGCTAACAGAATGAAAGCTCAATATGGGCTGCGGCCAGACATCCAGGGCTAGTGTCCATTGATCCGGTCGGAGAGATGGAAAACACAGCCTTGGTTCAGGGGATTCATGTATGGTATGTGGGAGAGACATTGACCAGGTCCTCGTCATGAAATATGTTGCTATTTTTAGAGCCAGAGCTCATTTTATGTCCTTTTTTGTCGAGAGCATCCTTTGCCTAGggaacgtgtgtgcgtgtgtgtcacagccTTGTCTAATGACACCTTGTCCCTCTGCCAGAGCTGGTTTCATTCTACACaacacccctcacacactctgcagTGACGAGCTTgccgggaggagagggagagggagagagaaaaaaaggatgaTGTCACCTCCAACCAATCACAGTCGTCCTGCATCACGGCCATCCTCCTTATCTGCGAAGGTTGCCTAGCAACAGCACAGCATTGCACCTGAAGAGAGCTCCCGTGTAGCCCCCTAGTGTTTTGTAAACAATTTGCCTTCCCTCGTCTCTGTCATGGATCCAACCACCACACCGGCTCCTGAATCCGAAAACAATCTTCCTGCGGTGCCTGTGCTGTGCCCTCGTCAAAGGCCAGGCTCTGTCTGTGACATCCACAAAGCACTGCTCTCACCCTCAGTGGGTCTTCCCACTCGTGCTCTTCCAGGATGGGAATGACGTGCGCTTTGTCTTTGGGAAGCATCAGCAAAGCAAATGCCTATTTCGCTTATTATAAAGTACTGAAAGACTGCTTAGAAATTTTCTGAAAGAAGCAATGTCATAATCCCAAATGCCTGTCATTCCTCACCCTGAACTGTTGAATGTTCCCTtcagaggtctctctctctctgtctctctctctgtctctctatccctttctttctctctccctttctcctgctgtctttctctcagtGTGGGCTCTGGGCTGGGTCTGGAGCCAGAGCAGGAACAAAGAAGGACTGATCACAGCCAACAGAGATGGCCCTTCACAGCACACTGCTTAAGACAAGTCTGTTTACCCCAGCTCAAATGCACccgaagcacacacacacacacacacacacacacgcacacacacagttgtggtGAAGGGGGGTACATTTCCCCAAGCTGGGAACCACATTGCTTTAATGGAATCACTTGATAGGTTACATAATCGGTCTGAATAAGAGTTCCACTGTACGTACCCAGAAGCCTCTGACCACTCTCAGCCTGAAACCAGAAGAGTTCTTCaacaacatgtatttatttataatccGCCCATAACGGGAAACGAACGACCTCTCCACAGCACAACTGTAACCGAGTGAACCGCAGCCTAACCGGAAACAGAGACCCCCCCTCGATTCTCAGAACCCCCCCCTAGGCCTGGCTAGGCCTCCGGgggccaccccctcccccaccccctcctccaccctcccccacccctggtTGGGCCCAGAACCTACGCTGGGAGTAGAGCAGGATCTGGATCTCCAGCAGGGCGCAGGTAAACAGCTGCAGCACGTTCTCCACGCCCAGCAGCTCAAACACCTCCCGGACGGGGAAGTCAAAGAGGGGCAGCTCGGTGGGGCCGGGCCGCTGGCACACCACGGGGCCGTACACGCCCGAGAACTTGAGGGAGCGCCCGGCGGGCGGCAGGGGCACCTCGTACAGGACGTTGTAGACGTAGCTCTCCAGCGGGAGGGGCGGGGGCTGCGGGGAGGAGACGGCGCggtgcagctgctgcaggaccTTCCGGCAGGCCTGCGGGAAGGCCATGGGCGCGATCAGGCAGATGCACTTGGAGACGTAGAGGGTGTCGCGGCTGATGTCGTAGGAGTTGAAGCGCTGCAGGCGCGAGATGGCGGGCGCGGCGTGGAGCGCggggaggggccggggggggaggaggaggccgcgCGGGGCGGCGGCGGGCGGGGGGGAGGCGGGCGTGTGCAGGATGTCGTACTGCTCGGCGTTGTGCATGTGGTAGAGGGTCTGCATGGCGCTGCAGATCTGCTTGCTGGTCACCTCCTCGTAGAAGGTGAGGGCGAAGCCGTAGGTGCGCGAGCCGTCCTCCCGGGTGATGATGAAGGAGTGGAACTGGGGCTCGCGCAGGTCCACCTGCGTCCTGAACGACAGGCCCTTTGGCATacacagctggggggggggggggggggggggggggggggggggggggggtggagagacggGAGGGAATGAGACACAGCAGCACCGGGAAGCAGACGTTAGGGCAAGGGTCACTCTGATCGTTGCTCGTTCTAGTGCTCATCGTTCCCCCCCGACAACAAATGAGGGAACGTCGAGTCCCCTTTCCCCCACACTTGACTCACCATGCCGACGGCATCCTGGTCGAAGGGACTCCACTCCACATTCTCGGGGTAGTGCGCTAGAACTTTGGATTTGAAGGTTCTCCGCAGGGGACTCTGCTCAAAATTCTCACCTGAAACacgcaaagagagagagagataggggggggtggagaggggagagagagagacagtcaagaGGGAGGGCCTACAGGGCGACAAAGGAGCATGAGGAAGGAGGTCAAATCAGAAGCAGGCTTGAGCACAAGACACCCCTccagaggaaacaggaagccaGCAAATGTGTTTCGAAAGAAGGGCCTGTATTGAATCATATAAAGCTGTCAACTACCTCCTGTACTGGGAAACGGAAGACGACAACTGCTAAAATGGCCAGATAGATCATGGCAGATAACGGAGTTTGTGTTTGGCTCCTCTCTGTCAAATTTGGCAGCCATACTTTTGGCAATTCATCCAGGGAATGGTTTTCGTGACAGCTTTAATGACAATACAGCCAATGTACCCACCAAGCGAATCAGACAAACGATCCAAACCAAATCAGTACATTTGAAACCCACAGTGAAGCAGAATTGATGCACACACCAAGACATGATTGAGAAGTCATTTAGAGTGGAGGGGGACAATACACACTGACCAAGCATCACCAGTGCTGCTTGCACTGGCTgagtgtgagaggggggagagggagtgattGTCAAACAGAACAAACTGATTTATAGAAGCTGCTGAGGACGGTGAtagacaggagaggggcaggaaggagagggcatgagaggagaggaggggaggggtgagaggagaggaggggaggggtgagaggagaggaggggtgagaggagaggtggagtggAGAAAAGGGACTCCTGGATTTCCCCACGCCTGTGCAGAACTGAGTCAAAACAAAAACCCAGACAGTACAAATTAACAAAAGTAGAGTGCTGTGAAAGAAGGGGCGCGTGGGGTTAAAGGGGCACAAGCGGAGCTGAGCTCATCCTCtgagaaaagggaggagagggggcgcggggggaggggggggggggggggttaccttCTTCCGCACTCGCCAAGTTCCCTCTGGCCCCATCTCTGAATTTAGTAGCCTCTATATACTGGCATAAAGCTACACAACAGACGAAACAACAGTTAATCACACATGGCTACGACTTCTCAATATGTGCataccagtacacacacacccacacacacacagacacacacacacacacagagagcaggaTGGCTCTCACTTCCTGCCCCTCGGGTGAGAGAGGCGCTCGGGGAACGTTTCGTCCTTTACGCGTTGTGTGTTGCGTGGAAACGTGGGAGGATATGCTTGCGTGAGCTGGTTGTCTAAACCAGCTGGTTGTCTAAACCAGCTGGTTGGGTTAAGTGCAGGATGGCCAGCGTCCTTGTGTGGTGCAGTGTTCCCTGCCCTTGGGGCCCCTGGTGATCCCTGTTGACAGGACGCTGCTATGGATTATCGGTGGAATAATTAGACATGAGGGAGCGTGGAAGCCACAGAATGAGACTGATGGAAGATGATGTCATCCATGggctgcgagagagagagtcctcTTGACATAGATGGCGGCTGCACGTTTAAAATAGATGCAGGTTAATAGGTCGGGactttttggggggtttgttTTTAACAATAGGATATtgtgacaaacaaaaaaaagaaaaaagatgaaatgctgttttgCCTCTCTCCGAAGCGAGCAGACCTGACGAACGACAATCTCAAGAGCCCTGAGGGTAAACACTGAATCATAGATGTGTGGACACAGTCAGGAGGATGTCAGAGGACTGGCTCCTTTATTCCCAGAAAAACCTTGTGGCGTAACAGAACAGAGATTCTACAGTACTAGCTAAGCATAACATAGGGTTCCTCCCCGAGTCCGCCAGAGATAGACGCAGCTAATGAAAtctgctctgctcccctccatctctatgGAGTTAGTGGCTTACTTGTCACCGGCGTTCATGAATCtacagaggaagaaaaaaaaagaaaagaaagaaaacgcaGCAAGGCAGCTGATTCATTCTGTTCCACCCCGCTTTGCACGCCAACACAGACCCTCACGCACGGCGAGGAAGAGCGTGAAGAGGGTTTGTGGATCAGTCTGTGCCATGGCCTGGCTCCAGGCCTCCCCCGGTCCTGCTGTCACGCACGTTAGACACGGCGTGTCGGAGCTGCTCAGGGGAGCCTCTGGccggagggggagcagagggaagTACACGGCCTCTCCTGAGGGGGGGGTTCTAGAACTCTCCGTGCTCCCCCCTGCCACACGGGGGCAGAGCCGATGAGGCCGGCCCGAGGTCGACGTGGTGAGGGCTGAGCCCAGTCTTTTATCAGACGTGCTCAGTCGGCGGCCGTGAGTCAGGGATGACACGCGGGCGATGGGTGGCGGTGCCGCGCCCGCGAGAGGAGCCGCCTCTTCCTGAGGCTGTGCCGAGCAGGGAGGCTGTGGGGAGAGGTGTTATTCATGGTGTCTTCGTGCCTGGTCCTGTCATGTGTTCATCACGGGGAAGCCTGTCCTCAGCACTGACAGGGAGACAAAGCCTGAGAAACACTGCGAGGGCGACAAGCTCGACGCTCATTGTTTACCGTTCAGTCTTTGGCTCGGCGGGCGATTGTGTTCAGACAGTCTTTGTCACCGTCACAGAAATAGCACCATTGGAAGTCAGGGTTTATGGGTGGGGCAGACGAGTATAGAAGCGTGTCAGAGGGTGTATGACCAAACAGACCCAACCAGGGGAATCACCTGACAGATTAACAGCTTAATCTGCTGGTTACTTTCACGCTGTCGTCTACGACAGCACATGTCAGAATCTAGGCCAGGATATCCATAATTAGACTCCACAAACAATGTCGAGGAAGGTTCGTCAATGCCctcaactgagagagagagagacagagagagagagagagtgttgaaTGATCAGGGagtgtttacacaatgtgtgtatgtttgctttATGTAAAGCAACTGTCAGCTGCCTTCAAAACCCATCTTTAGTCACAAAGGCCCTCGCTGTCAGTTTAGAAATCACCAATCGGCCTTGTTTCCGAAAATTGAAGTGAACTCCCATCGATTGTTCAACGGGCATTTGTAAGTGTTGATAAGCCACTGTTGAGGTTGATTGAACTCATTCAgcatcagccagcacacacgcGACGTGAGTCGTCTAGCCTGTTCCCGTGTGTCGCAGCCATGGTGGAGGATATCACGGGGGAAATGGGTCAGTGGGGTCTA
This window encodes:
- the dennd5a gene encoding DENN domain-containing protein 5A isoform X3, whose product is MTTGFSSNSCRFADYFVICGLDTESGLEPDELSALCQYIEATKFRDGARGNLASAEEGENFEQSPLRRTFKSKVLAHYPENVEWSPFDQDAVGMLCMPKGLSFRTQVDLREPQFHSFIITREDGSRTYGFALTFYEEVTSKQICSAMQTLYHMHNAEQYDILHTPASPPPAAAPRGLLLPPRPLPALHAAPAISRLQRFNSYDISRDTLYVSKCICLIAPMAFPQACRKVLQQLHRAVSSPQPPPLPLESYVYNVLYEVPLPPAGRSLKFSGVYGPVVCQRPGPTELPLFDFPVREVFELLGVENVLQLFTCALLEIQILLYSQHYQRLMTVAESITALMFPFQWQHVYVPILPASLLHFLDAPVPYMMGLHSNGQDDRTKLELPQEANLCFVDIDNHFIELPEDLPQFPNKLEFIQEISEVLMNFGVSPEGSLRRSEAPAKTRGFRSVDVVSDKRNGNLAGSPLNSYLLRENETIARLQALVKRTGVSLEKLDVKDDASGNKDPRAQCDEEELRMHQLNIQVREVFSNRFTQMFADYEVFVIQPSQDKESWFTNREQMQNFDKASFLSDQPEPYLPFLSRFLETQMFASFIDIKILCHDDEDKEHTLRVFDARVDKIRMLNVRTPTLRTSMYQKCTGVDEAEKAIEMRMMKIDHTALHPHLLDMKIGQGRYEQGFFPRLQSDVLSTGPTSNKWAKRSAPAQWRRKDRQKQHAEHLYLDNDQREHVECLQLLLFLDYYWLSQSFRPCLKSVTVDVKYIQEARNLGTTIRQPKLSNLSPSVIAQTNWKFVEGLLKECRNKTKRMLVEKMGREAVELGHGEVSITGVEENTLIASLCDLLERIWSHGLQVKQGKSALWSHLLHYQESKEKKEVTPGCLGPPGLIHNTERRKSDAGSAMPPLKVSLIQDMRHIQNIGEIKTDVGKARAWVRLSMEKKLLSRHLKQLLSDHELTKKLYKRYAFLRCDDEKEQFLYHLLSFNAVDYFCFTNVFTTIMIPYHVLVIPSKKLGGSMFTANPWVCVSGELAETGVLQVPKNTLEITFECQNLGKLTTVQMGHDNSGLYAKWLVECVMVRNEITGHAYKFPCGRWLGKGVDDGSLERILVGELITPSTENDERMCRTPPMQQSPGMIRRFVTISPNSKPKLNTGQIQEGVGEAINGIVKHFHKPEKERGSLTLLLCGEYGLVWALEQVFQHGFKSPRLFKNVFIWDFLEKSQGYFESAEQREVTPDENWQTRVRHFCRFMRAINSTSRNIGKDGKFQMLVCLGARDHLLHHWIALLADCPITAQMYEDTALIKDHSLVNSLIRVLQTLQDFNITLEASLVKGVGV
- the dennd5a gene encoding DENN domain-containing protein 5A isoform X1, yielding MTTGFSSNSCRFADYFVICGLDTESGLEPDELSALCQYIEATKFRDGARGNLASAEEGENFEQSPLRRTFKSKVLAHYPENVEWSPFDQDAVGMLCMPKGLSFRTQVDLREPQFHSFIITREDGSRTYGFALTFYEEVTSKQICSAMQTLYHMHNAEQYDILHTPASPPPAAAPRGLLLPPRPLPALHAAPAISRLQRFNSYDISRDTLYVSKCICLIAPMAFPQACRKVLQQLHRAVSSPQPPPLPLESYVYNVLYEVPLPPAGRSLKFSGVYGPVVCQRPGPTELPLFDFPVREVFELLGVENVLQLFTCALLEIQILLYSQHYQRLMTVAESITALMFPFQWQHVYVPILPASLLHFLDAPVPYMMGLHSNGQDDRTKLELPQEANLCFVDIDNHFIELPEDLPQFPNKLEFIQEISEVLMNFGVSPEGSLRRSEAPAKTRGFRSVDVVSDKRNGNLAGSPLNSYLLRENETIARLQALVKRTGVSLEKLDVKDDASGNKDPRAQCDEEELRMHQLNIQVREVFSNRFTQMFADYEVFVIQPSQDKESWFTNREQMQNFDKASFLSDQPEPYLPFLSRFLETQMFASFIDIKILCHDDEDKEHTLRVFDARVDKIRMLNVRTPTLRTSMYQKCTGVDEADKHLKKRYEKVDFVAPQPHPIGLESHNDEAKKAIEMRMMKIDHTALHPHLLDMKIGQGRYEQGFFPRLQSDVLSTGPTSNKWAKRSAPAQWRRKDRQKQHAEHLYLDNDQREKYIQEARNLGTTIRQPKLSNLSPSVIAQTNWKFVEGLLKECRNKTKRMLVEKMGREAVELGHGEVSITGVEENTLIASLCDLLERIWSHGLQVKQGKSALWSHLLHYQESKEKKEVTPGCLGPPGLIHNTERRKSDAGSAMPPLKVSLIQDMRHIQNIGEIKTDVGKARAWVRLSMEKKLLSRHLKQLLSDHELTKKLYKRYAFLRCDDEKEQFLYHLLSFNAVDYFCFTNVFTTIMIPYHVLVIPSKKLGGSMFTANPWVCVSGELAETGVLQVPKNTLEITFECQNLGKLTTVQMGHDNSGLYAKWLVECVMVRNEITGHAYKFPCGRWLGKGVDDGSLERILVGELITPSTENDERMCRTPPMQQSPGMIRRFVTISPNSKPKLNTGQIQEGVGEAINGIVKHFHKPEKERGSLTLLLCGEYGLVWALEQVFQHGFKSPRLFKNVFIWDFLEKSQGYFESAEQREVTPDENWQTRVRHFCRFMRAINSTSRNIGKDGKFQMLVCLGARDHLLHHWIALLADCPITAQMYEDTALIKDHSLVNSLIRVLQTLQDFNITLEASLVKGVGV